In Andreesenia angusta, the following are encoded in one genomic region:
- a CDS encoding lactate utilization protein gives MNQNAKIVLRKKVDRVIKSLNSNNISGYFAENRTEAIGIVERIVAEGSTVASGGSVTLDEVGMIDHLRSGRYVFLDRYAEGLTEAEVKSIYRGAFSADAYFTGLNAITESGEIYNVDGNGNRVAAIIYGPDKVVFVAGVNKIVKDFDEAIERNKRTAAPPNTIRLKKKTPCVKLGYCVDCRSEDRICNKYSLIKREREQGRMHVILIDEQLGY, from the coding sequence ATGAATCAGAATGCGAAAATAGTGTTGAGAAAGAAAGTTGATAGGGTTATAAAATCTCTGAATTCAAATAACATAAGTGGATATTTTGCTGAAAATAGGACTGAAGCCATAGGTATAGTTGAGAGGATTGTGGCTGAAGGGAGCACTGTTGCATCAGGCGGATCGGTAACTCTAGATGAAGTAGGAATGATAGACCACCTGAGATCGGGAAGGTATGTTTTTTTAGATAGATATGCAGAAGGGCTTACAGAAGCTGAGGTAAAGTCAATATACAGAGGAGCATTCTCTGCGGACGCCTACTTTACAGGACTGAATGCAATAACAGAGTCTGGGGAAATATACAATGTAGACGGGAACGGAAACAGGGTTGCCGCCATCATATACGGTCCAGACAAAGTGGTGTTTGTAGCTGGAGTGAACAAGATAGTCAAGGACTTCGATGAAGCCATAGAGAGAAACAAGAGAACAGCCGCTCCTCCAAACACAATAAGGCTGAAAAAGAAGACTCCTTGTGTAAAACTTGGATACTGCGTGGACTGTAGAAGTGAAGACAGGATTTGCAACAAGTACAGTTTGATAAAGCGAGAGAGAGAGCAGGGCAGAATGCACGTCATATTGATAGATGAGCAGCTTGGTTACTAG
- the carA gene encoding glutamine-hydrolyzing carbamoyl-phosphate synthase small subunit → MNGIIYLEDGTVYFGKGFGACGTTVGELVFNTAMIGYQEVLEDPSNAGLIVNMTYPWIGNYGIREGKDSKVHTKGLIAKYVNGNPSNHKSIKNLEEYMVEKGIVGVSGVDTRAITKKIRRSGTLKCVITNEEHSVAELEKRVKEAEFKTDFVSECSVEAVEKIAGSELNLGILDLGDKDNIVKALGQKGYGVTVFPYNSSIETIKAENIDGMIISGGPGSAESISEISGTVKEIAQSYPTFGIALGHQLLAKSFGAQVDKMSYGHRGGNHAVYDFGRERAYIVPQNHGYVVNKESLANTELEITHENLNDNTVEGLKHSSLKIQSIQFELEMESDLENTSYLLNDFIDTVKEGK, encoded by the coding sequence ATGAATGGAATTATTTATTTAGAAGACGGAACAGTCTATTTCGGAAAAGGATTTGGAGCTTGTGGTACAACTGTAGGGGAGCTTGTGTTTAACACAGCTATGATAGGATACCAAGAAGTGCTTGAAGATCCATCGAATGCAGGACTGATAGTGAACATGACTTATCCATGGATAGGAAACTATGGGATAAGAGAAGGAAAGGACTCAAAAGTGCATACTAAAGGACTTATAGCAAAGTATGTAAACGGGAACCCATCCAACCACAAGTCTATAAAGAATCTTGAAGAGTACATGGTGGAGAAGGGAATAGTTGGAGTTTCAGGAGTCGACACTAGAGCTATAACTAAGAAGATAAGAAGATCGGGAACATTGAAATGTGTAATAACGAACGAAGAGCATTCGGTTGCAGAGCTTGAAAAAAGAGTTAAAGAAGCCGAGTTTAAGACTGACTTCGTTTCAGAGTGCAGCGTAGAGGCTGTAGAGAAGATAGCTGGAAGCGAGCTTAACTTAGGAATACTGGACCTAGGAGATAAAGACAATATAGTCAAAGCTCTAGGCCAGAAGGGATATGGAGTGACTGTATTCCCATATAACTCGAGCATAGAGACTATAAAAGCAGAGAATATAGATGGAATGATCATAAGTGGAGGGCCAGGATCGGCTGAAAGTATTTCAGAGATATCGGGTACGGTTAAGGAAATAGCCCAAAGCTACCCTACTTTTGGAATAGCGCTTGGACATCAGTTGCTAGCCAAGTCATTCGGGGCTCAGGTAGACAAGATGAGCTACGGACACAGAGGCGGAAATCATGCCGTGTACGACTTCGGAAGAGAAAGAGCATATATAGTACCTCAAAACCACGGCTACGTTGTGAACAAGGAGAGCTTGGCAAATACAGAGCTTGAAATTACACACGAAAACCTAAACGACAATACAGTAGAAGGACTTAAGCACTCAAGCTTGAAGATTCAATCAATACAGTTTGAACTTGAAATGGAGTCAGACTTGGAGAACACTTCGTATCTGCTAAATGATTTCATAGACACTGTGAAGGAGGGAAAATAA
- the carB gene encoding carbamoyl-phosphate synthase (glutamine-hydrolyzing) large subunit, which produces MPLNKELKTVMIIGSGPIVIGQAAEFDYSGTQACKSIKEEGIRTILINSNPATIMTDMNVADKVYIEPITIDTVEKIIAKERPDGLLAGFGGQTALNLAMDLNEAGILEKYGVKLLGVKPDTIKKAEDRETFKNLMIEINEPVAESIIATKIEECKAFVAKNGYPVIIRPAFTLGGTGGGVAHDDEELVEICNSGFSNSPIGQILLEQSVAGWKEIEFEVMRDAKGNSMVICSMENVDPVGVHTGDSIVVAPAQTLGTEEYAMLRTSALKILENLDLEGGCNVQYALDTDTDKYVVIEVNPRVSRSSALASKAAGYPIAKIASKIAIGYTLDELKNYVTKTSSALFEPSIDYVVIKFPKWAFDKFAEAARKLGTQMKATGEVMSIGRSFENAMMKALTSLESKAEGMRLGSLVGMSKEEVLEKINRCDDERMFAIAQAIRMGIPAEKINEDTKIDMLFLNGIANIVNMENRLSSEELTKELIFEAKDMGFADKDISILSGIDTDKVTDLRKEYGITPVYKMVDTCGGEFDAQTPYYYSSYDTENENVVSDEESIIVLGSGPIRIGQGVEFDYCCVHGVWAIKEAGYQSIIINNNPETVSTDFDTSDKLFFESLYIEDVMNIIEQEKPKGVVVQFGGQTSINLAQKLSERGINILGTSYDSIDLAENREKFGKLLSELEIPSPAGGGVTNLEEAFEIVEKLKYPVIVRPSYVIGGRAMQVVYDDEILRAYMTEAVTASKTRPVLIDKYVKGTEIEVDAICDGEDILIPGIMEHVERTGVHSGDSITVYPTMTLSDEVKAKLVEYTKKMAVALNTKGLINVQYVYDGEDIYVIEVNPRASRTVPILSKVTGVPMVKIAVDIMLGKKLSEMEYGIGLMEEKKFNAVKIPVFSTEKLGDVDIYLGPEMKSTGEVLGLDEDLDKAVYKAFKATKVQMPMSGGMYVSIKDVDKSDSIDIIKSYVEMGFNLYGSMGTYQFLKENGIKCEPIETAEITEKMASGDIKLIINTPTKGNDKRRKGFKLRRKAAEHRIPLFTSIDTAKLFLTALNVKKNEDEVEYKELKHYFS; this is translated from the coding sequence ATGCCACTAAATAAAGAGCTAAAGACGGTTATGATAATAGGATCAGGTCCAATAGTAATAGGACAGGCGGCGGAATTCGACTACTCGGGAACTCAGGCCTGTAAGTCCATAAAAGAAGAGGGCATAAGAACGATCCTTATAAACAGCAACCCGGCCACTATAATGACGGACATGAATGTGGCTGACAAGGTGTATATAGAGCCTATAACTATAGACACTGTAGAGAAGATAATAGCTAAAGAGAGACCAGACGGACTGCTAGCTGGGTTCGGAGGTCAGACAGCACTTAACCTTGCTATGGATCTCAATGAAGCTGGAATACTTGAGAAGTACGGGGTGAAGCTACTAGGAGTTAAGCCTGACACTATAAAGAAAGCTGAAGACAGAGAGACTTTCAAGAATCTTATGATAGAGATAAATGAGCCAGTAGCTGAGAGTATAATAGCTACCAAGATAGAGGAATGCAAGGCGTTCGTGGCTAAAAACGGATACCCAGTTATAATTAGACCGGCATTCACGCTTGGAGGAACAGGTGGTGGAGTGGCACACGACGACGAGGAGTTAGTAGAGATCTGTAACTCAGGTTTCAGCAACAGCCCTATAGGACAGATACTCCTAGAGCAGAGCGTTGCAGGATGGAAAGAGATAGAGTTCGAGGTTATGAGAGATGCAAAGGGCAACTCTATGGTTATATGCAGCATGGAGAACGTGGACCCGGTTGGAGTTCATACAGGGGACAGTATAGTTGTGGCTCCGGCTCAGACGCTTGGAACAGAAGAGTATGCAATGCTTAGAACTTCGGCACTGAAGATACTTGAAAACCTGGATCTAGAAGGTGGATGTAACGTACAGTATGCGCTTGACACTGATACAGACAAGTACGTCGTAATAGAGGTAAACCCAAGGGTTAGCCGTTCTTCGGCGCTGGCGTCTAAGGCGGCAGGATACCCTATAGCCAAGATAGCATCTAAGATAGCCATAGGCTATACGCTTGACGAACTCAAGAACTATGTGACTAAGACTTCAAGTGCGCTTTTTGAGCCTTCGATAGACTACGTGGTTATAAAGTTCCCTAAATGGGCTTTCGACAAGTTTGCAGAAGCTGCAAGAAAGCTAGGAACTCAGATGAAGGCCACAGGAGAGGTAATGTCTATAGGTAGAAGCTTTGAAAACGCGATGATGAAGGCACTTACTTCTCTTGAGAGCAAGGCAGAGGGAATGAGACTTGGAAGCCTTGTGGGTATGTCTAAAGAAGAAGTGCTTGAAAAGATAAACAGATGCGACGACGAGAGAATGTTCGCCATAGCTCAGGCCATAAGAATGGGAATACCTGCTGAAAAGATAAACGAAGACACTAAGATAGACATGCTCTTCCTGAACGGAATAGCCAATATTGTGAACATGGAGAACAGACTGTCTAGCGAAGAGCTTACAAAAGAGCTTATATTTGAAGCCAAGGACATGGGCTTTGCAGACAAGGATATAAGCATACTGAGTGGTATAGATACAGACAAAGTAACCGACCTAAGAAAAGAGTACGGAATAACACCTGTCTACAAGATGGTTGACACTTGTGGTGGAGAGTTTGACGCACAGACTCCTTACTACTACTCTTCTTACGACACGGAAAACGAAAATGTGGTTTCAGACGAGGAGAGCATAATAGTTCTAGGTTCTGGACCGATAAGAATAGGTCAAGGTGTGGAGTTCGACTACTGCTGCGTTCACGGAGTTTGGGCTATAAAAGAGGCTGGATATCAGTCGATAATCATAAACAACAACCCTGAGACTGTAAGTACAGACTTCGACACTTCAGACAAGCTTTTCTTCGAGTCGCTTTATATAGAGGACGTAATGAATATAATAGAGCAGGAGAAGCCTAAAGGAGTAGTTGTACAGTTCGGTGGACAGACTTCTATAAACCTAGCTCAAAAGCTAAGTGAAAGAGGCATAAACATACTTGGAACTTCATACGACTCTATAGACCTGGCTGAGAACAGAGAGAAGTTCGGAAAGCTTCTAAGCGAGCTTGAAATACCTTCACCAGCTGGTGGCGGAGTTACAAACCTAGAGGAAGCCTTCGAGATAGTTGAGAAGCTGAAGTACCCTGTAATAGTTAGACCTTCTTATGTAATTGGAGGAAGAGCTATGCAGGTTGTGTATGACGACGAAATACTGAGAGCTTACATGACTGAAGCTGTTACAGCGTCTAAGACACGCCCAGTGCTTATAGACAAGTACGTAAAGGGAACAGAGATAGAGGTAGACGCAATATGCGACGGAGAAGACATACTGATACCGGGCATAATGGAGCATGTAGAGAGAACAGGAGTTCACTCAGGAGACAGTATAACTGTGTACCCTACTATGACTCTAAGCGACGAAGTCAAGGCCAAGCTTGTGGAGTACACTAAGAAAATGGCTGTGGCTCTGAATACAAAGGGACTTATAAACGTGCAGTATGTATATGACGGAGAGGATATCTACGTAATAGAGGTAAACCCTAGAGCGTCTAGAACAGTGCCTATACTGAGCAAGGTGACTGGAGTTCCTATGGTCAAGATAGCTGTAGACATAATGCTAGGCAAGAAGCTTTCAGAGATGGAGTACGGAATTGGCCTTATGGAAGAGAAAAAGTTCAACGCCGTTAAGATACCTGTATTCTCTACAGAGAAGCTAGGAGATGTAGATATATACCTAGGGCCTGAGATGAAGTCTACAGGAGAGGTACTAGGTCTAGACGAGGACCTTGACAAGGCTGTCTACAAGGCTTTCAAGGCTACGAAAGTTCAGATGCCTATGTCTGGCGGAATGTATGTATCTATAAAAGACGTAGACAAATCGGACTCTATAGATATAATCAAGAGCTATGTGGAGATGGGCTTCAACCTCTACGGCTCTATGGGAACTTACCAGTTCCTAAAAGAGAACGGAATAAAGTGCGAGCCTATAGAGACTGCCGAGATAACTGAGAAGATGGCAAGTGGAGATATAAAGCTCATCATAAACACACCTACTAAGGGAAATGACAAGAGAAGAAAAGGGTTCAAGCTTAGAAGAAAAGCTGCTGAGCACAGAATACCGCTTTTCACAAGTATAGACACAGCAAAGCTCTTCTTGACTGCGCTGAATGTGAAGAAGAACGAAGACGAAGTAGAGTACAAAGAACTAAAGCACTACTTCAGCTAA
- a CDS encoding LytR/AlgR family response regulator transcription factor: protein MGNILVVEDNETIANGLVNIIRSINDGLNVKTTGYAEEAIRYAGEVKWDVFLLDIQLKDYSGIELAKKLREVEKYKLTPIVFITSIPNEELNAFRKIHCYDYIIKPFKEAVVKETLKTIIEYGIREIQADDVIKIKKKFYSNMIKQKEIIYIEARLKDLEIVTVKERLNVKDYSLKKLFEELNGDFLQCHRSYVLNKSYLEHIDHIKNEIKLRELEQAIPIGRTYKKRLMEDISWE from the coding sequence ATGGGAAATATATTAGTCGTGGAGGATAATGAAACAATAGCCAACGGACTGGTAAATATAATTAGATCGATAAACGATGGATTAAATGTAAAGACAACAGGGTATGCCGAAGAGGCAATTAGATATGCAGGTGAAGTCAAATGGGACGTGTTTTTACTGGATATTCAGCTAAAAGATTATTCGGGAATTGAGCTTGCAAAGAAACTCAGGGAGGTTGAAAAATACAAGTTGACTCCTATCGTATTCATAACGTCTATTCCAAATGAAGAATTAAATGCATTTAGAAAAATACACTGCTATGATTATATAATCAAGCCGTTTAAAGAAGCAGTGGTCAAAGAAACACTGAAAACTATAATAGAATATGGAATTAGAGAAATTCAAGCTGACGATGTGATTAAGATAAAGAAAAAGTTTTATTCAAATATGATAAAGCAGAAGGAAATAATCTATATAGAGGCTAGGCTTAAGGATTTAGAAATAGTTACAGTTAAAGAAAGGCTTAATGTAAAAGACTATAGCCTAAAGAAGCTTTTTGAAGAGCTGAACGGGGATTTTTTGCAATGTCATAGAAGTTATGTTTTAAATAAGTCCTATTTAGAGCATATAGACCATATAAAAAATGAAATAAAGCTGAGAGAATTAGAACAGGCTATACCGATAGGCAGAACATATAAGAAGCGTTTAATGGAGGATATATCGTGGGAATAG
- a CDS encoding sensor histidine kinase, producing MGIAQIGILTVFDIVIMIILTKKLLNVERLDRLKVILITISLVIVSMMARYFLYSYSLILGIPAYVIAIYFLYKRSLRDTICSCFFSYIAMMVLEFLGISIVKYGVGTVGFDFKTGIISQSLGLVLATLLYLTIPLNIIIEHIKRKKIHSYILANTALVLMSFALYWNLNIQGFLKDIIILSTLSLGIVFLNFILLRREIRSELERQKLNEYDNYFSIINELIEDIRSKQHEFDNHIQAIRMIRFTNKNYESLTNEMDSYMGEIEESNDLGDLIKLNNKILAGFLYKNKKMAKTLGIEFEIIVEDYNFRTALKNYELIELTGNLVKNAFETGISDNHILFSLKENAIEVKNKHSYIDDSHIEKIFEVGYSTKAKSGRGYGMKNIVQILDRYSGEIEVYNEMLFDENYFVVKLLF from the coding sequence GTGGGAATAGCTCAAATAGGAATTTTAACTGTATTTGATATCGTTATAATGATTATTCTGACTAAGAAGTTACTAAATGTAGAAAGATTGGATAGATTGAAAGTTATACTAATTACTATATCGCTTGTAATTGTGTCTATGATGGCAAGATACTTTCTATATAGTTATAGTTTGATTTTAGGGATTCCAGCTTATGTAATCGCAATATACTTTTTATATAAGCGGAGTTTGAGAGATACTATTTGCTCTTGTTTTTTTAGCTATATAGCCATGATGGTGTTGGAGTTCTTGGGTATAAGTATCGTCAAATATGGGGTTGGAACAGTTGGGTTTGACTTTAAGACGGGAATAATATCACAGAGTCTAGGGCTTGTTCTTGCAACTTTGCTATATTTGACAATTCCATTGAATATTATTATAGAACATATCAAGCGTAAGAAAATTCATAGCTATATATTGGCAAATACAGCTTTGGTATTGATGTCTTTTGCATTGTATTGGAATTTGAATATTCAAGGGTTTTTAAAGGATATAATCATTTTATCCACATTATCTTTAGGAATAGTTTTCTTGAATTTTATTCTATTAAGGCGGGAGATTCGAAGTGAATTGGAAAGACAGAAACTGAATGAATATGACAATTACTTTTCCATAATAAATGAACTTATAGAGGATATTCGGTCAAAACAACATGAATTTGACAACCATATCCAAGCTATAAGAATGATAAGATTTACAAATAAAAACTATGAAAGTTTGACTAATGAAATGGACAGCTATATGGGGGAAATAGAAGAGAGCAATGACTTAGGTGATTTGATAAAGTTGAACAATAAGATATTGGCGGGATTTTTATATAAAAACAAGAAAATGGCAAAAACCTTGGGGATTGAATTTGAAATCATAGTAGAAGACTATAACTTTAGAACTGCCCTCAAAAATTATGAGCTTATTGAGCTGACAGGAAACTTAGTCAAGAACGCCTTTGAAACAGGGATATCTGATAATCATATCTTATTTTCTCTTAAAGAAAATGCTATCGAGGTGAAAAACAAGCATTCATATATTGATGATAGTCATATTGAAAAGATATTTGAAGTAGGATATTCTACAAAAGCCAAATCGGGTAGAGGCTATGGAATGAAAAATATCGTTCAAATCCTAGACAGATATAGTGGAGAGATAGAGGTTTATAATGAGATGCTTTTTGATGAAAATTATTTTGTGGTAAAACTGCTATTTTGA
- a CDS encoding cyclic lactone autoinducer peptide gives MKKLLKIICNFLISFAPNSLNYTACLGFWGEPECPEELKSEVQNSSFTTK, from the coding sequence ATGAAAAAACTACTTAAAATCATCTGTAATTTTTTAATTTCCTTTGCTCCTAATTCACTTAACTATACCGCTTGTTTGGGCTTTTGGGGTGAACCTGAATGTCCTGAAGAATTGAAATCAGAAGTTCAAAATAGCAGTTTTACCACAAAATAA
- a CDS encoding accessory gene regulator B family protein, with protein MVFINCLAKYFTNKFELSHIESIKLKYSLEVLLGDISKFLILSLSFAIFGVFLDYICSFVVLLPMRTFSGGMHFKSYKACLAFTGTFFGIEIFLKNNFTISQNLAIVLFIFSISVIYGLAPVIGENRPKYSREKCLQFKIISIFIALFHFLAYF; from the coding sequence ATGGTTTTTATTAATTGTTTAGCAAAATACTTTACAAATAAATTTGAATTGTCTCATATAGAGTCTATAAAGCTGAAATACTCTTTGGAAGTCTTACTAGGTGATATCTCAAAGTTTTTGATTTTATCGCTTTCATTCGCAATATTTGGAGTTTTTTTAGACTATATATGTTCTTTTGTAGTATTACTTCCAATGCGAACTTTTTCGGGTGGAATGCATTTTAAAAGCTACAAAGCCTGTCTAGCATTTACTGGAACATTCTTTGGAATCGAAATTTTTTTAAAAAACAACTTCACCATAAGTCAAAATTTAGCGATTGTACTTTTTATATTTTCAATATCTGTGATTTATGGTCTAGCTCCTGTAATTGGTGAAAATAGACCTAAGTATAGTCGTGAAAAATGCCTACAGTTCAAAATCATCTCTATATTCATTGCTTTATTTCATTTTTTAGCATATTTTTGA
- a CDS encoding lactococcin 972 family bacteriocin yields MKRLIKGTIMSLALTLGIGTAAFAAIAYVEGGVWDYGTTSTKVYSDYYHQSKEHTASVSAGGKIVRSGNVSKGQWAKASMSKSWYQTGYAYYNVK; encoded by the coding sequence ATGAAAAGACTGATTAAAGGAACTATAATGAGTTTAGCATTGACCTTGGGGATAGGAACAGCAGCATTTGCAGCAATAGCTTATGTTGAAGGCGGAGTATGGGACTATGGGACAACTTCTACTAAAGTATACTCAGACTATTATCATCAAAGTAAAGAACATACAGCTTCTGTAAGCGCAGGAGGAAAAATTGTTAGGAGTGGGAATGTAAGCAAAGGACAGTGGGCAAAAGCAAGTATGAGTAAGAGTTGGTATCAAACCGGATATGCATATTATAATGTGAAGTAA